The window AATAAAGCGACAACAGCGAAGATGTATATATAATCTATGCTCCCGAGAGGAGTTGGCTCTCCCTCATAGTCCGAATGCAAGTGAATATCTCTGATCGGCAGTAACTCGTATACAATACTAATATTGAATTGATCGAAAATGACACGTACATAGGTGTCCATGATCTCCTTGTTCAGCTTGTCTTCAACGACCTTAGGATCCGCGGACTCATTAAGTTTGACATAGGTGAAAATATTGAATCCTCCCCAGTTCTGGCTGTTATACAATCCCTGAATGGTACTGGCTGAAGCCATCGCATTGGCAACGATATGGGAATTCTGAGGTTGGTCTTTATAAACTCCTGTTACTTTATATGAATTGTTATCTGTAGCCAGAAGTTCTCCTATGGGGTTTTCTCCTTTGAAAATCCGCTGAGCTTCAGACTCACTCAAACAAATGGTATTGGGTTCATTCAAAGCGGTGGCCGGATCACCTTGCAAAAACTCATAAGTGAACACGTTAAATACCGTGGAGTCCACCAGATACATATCTTCGACATTGTAACTGATGTTGTTACGCTCCAGTCTTGTCCTGCCCTGAGGCACGAAACGCACGTACTGATCCACTTCTCCGAAAGTCTCCTTCACCGTGCGTCCAACTGGCAATTGGGTGACCGCCCAATTGAAAGAGTCATCCGGTTCAGAAATCCTGGAGGAGATCCGATAGATCAGATCTGCATCTTTATGGTAGTTATCGAAACTGAGTTCCTGAAAAAGATAAAGTAGTATGAGCAAACTGGATACGATCCCCAGTGTAAGCCCAAAAATGTTGAGTGCGGCATAGCCAGGCTGACGAAGCAAGTGCCTTACCGCAATGCGTAGATAGTTTTTATACATGTTTGTTGACCTTTGATTCGAATCTTGCGTTTTTTAGCGAATCCTGCAATAACGAAGTGGACCAACGCCGAATAGCAGGTATGAAAGGGAGACTGTCTATCTGCTCAGAAGTTACAAACAAGTAAAAAAGAAATTAGAAGGATGGATTAAGTCTCTGACTTAATCCATCTGATAAATTCAAGTCTGAGACTTGATTTCACTGAAAGCCTTCAGTTACAAACCATAGCCAGAGACGGCCGTAAAGATCGTAAGCCTAAATCATCTATTCATCTCTCAGCGAGTCCACCGGGTTACTTCTGGCTGCTCTCAATATCTGCCAGATGATGGCTCCGCTTACAAAAGCCAGGACTGTTCCTGTTGCGCCCACATAACTAAAAAGATTTGGAGATATTCGATCCGCAAATGCTTCCAACCAAGAGGTAGAAGCCCACCAGGCCAGTGGCCAGGCAATCAGCGTGGCAATGACTACCAATCGGATCACACCTACGGAAAGCAGCCCCAACAACCTCGCGATTCCTGCTCCCAGGACCTTACGAATACCAATTTCCTTTTGACGAGCCGAGGTGATATAGGTCATTAGGCCAATCAATCCCATGCAAGCAATGAATACGGTCAACCCGGCAAAAACCAGGAGAATCCTACCCGTAGAAGATTCCGCCTGATACAGGTTTCTGAAGTCTTCATTCATAAAGAAATACTGCAAGGGCTTTTCTCTCGCAAATTCACCCCAGGACTGGTCAATAAATCCAAGTGTTTCTTCCAGATCAGTAACATGGGACAACTTAACATTGATGTACTGGCTGTCTGCCAATTCTGAAAGTTCCAGTGACATGGGCGCCATCTGTTGGTGCAACGATTGCACGTGATAGTTCTTCATTACCCCAATGATGGTCAAAGGACGATCTTTCTTAAAAGCGGAAGTAAGTTGCTGTCCAATGGGATCTTCGAAACCAAATTTGCTAGCTGCGGTTTCATTGATCACTACGGCATTCGAGTCTGAAGGAAAGTCTTTAGAGAAAAACCGACCTTGAACCAATTCGAACCCAAATACCTCCTGGTGATCATATTGTATCTGATTATTTAGAAATAAAAAGGTTTCATTGTCCCCTTTCCGGCGATAGGAACGAATGTCATATGACTTCCCAGGTACCGTTTGCGACCGGCTGACTTGCTGAACATTGGGATGCGCTAACAAGGTCTGTTTGAAATTTTGATAATCATCTCCGAGCCAGGAAGGCTTCTTGATTACCATCACCTGATGTTGATCGAACCCCAGGTCCTTGGATAGCATGAAATTAAGCTGACCATAAACCACACTGGCTCCAATGATGATCACAATGGAACAAACGAATTGAAACACCACCAAAAGACTTCTTATACCTTGTTTTTTCCCAGCTTTGTCCGCTCCTTTTATGGCATTCATTGGGGTAAATCGCGATAATGCAAAAGCCGGATACAAGCCTGAAAGCAAGCCAATAAGCAACGCCATACCTAAAAGTATCAATCCAACACTAAAGTGACTAAACAAGTCATAGGTCAATGGTTTCCCTATGAGGTCGAAAAACAGCCCTTTGAACGATTGTACCAAACCAACAGCTAATACCGTGGCAAAAACCGAAAGCATGACTGCCTCAAAAATGAATTGATAGACAATCATTCGACGAGAGGAACCCATGACCTTGCGCACCCCTACTTCTTTACCGCGATTGGCTGCGTGAGCTGTAGCCAGGTTGATGAAATTGAAAATAGCAATGGCCAGACTCATCATCGCAATGAGACCATAGATGTAGATATAGGTGATGTTGCCACCCGTCTCAAGTTCACGATCTGAATGAGATTTCAAATGAATATCTGCTATCGGATTCAGCTTAAAATCTACACGATTGCCTGCTTC of the Cytophagales bacterium genome contains:
- a CDS encoding ABC transporter permease — its product is MEPVRQLPKFVRFLFRFFKWYCKSERLEELHGDLEELYIDRLEEVGRTRALLHYAWDVVRCCQPYAWKKLEGQLNSNTGMLINFYLTALRSLRKHRSYFLINLSGLTIGITSFIFIALYIVNELSYDRFHANHKQIFRVENHAVIRGEANLSATTAGPMADMLLNDYSEVEQATRMVKVASMLVGDGDRTIVEEDVLFADSSFFKVLNFELLQGNPNDALKNPRSLVLTASYAKKYFNNENPIGRTLTINEGSEFYTVRGVVADPPPNSHIQFNMMGSILSNKAWNQNRWVSAAQYCYIRLAPNSSVPDFESRIRTIFYDHMAKEIEYFTGLDIEDWEEAGNRVDFKLNPIADIHLKSHSDRELETGGNITYIYIYGLIAMMSLAIAIFNFINLATAHAANRGKEVGVRKVMGSSRRMIVYQFIFEAVMLSVFATVLAVGLVQSFKGLFFDLIGKPLTYDLFSHFSVGLILLGMALLIGLLSGLYPAFALSRFTPMNAIKGADKAGKKQGIRSLLVVFQFVCSIVIIIGASVVYGQLNFMLSKDLGFDQHQVMVIKKPSWLGDDYQNFKQTLLAHPNVQQVSRSQTVPGKSYDIRSYRRKGDNETFLFLNNQIQYDHQEVFGFELVQGRFFSKDFPSDSNAVVINETAASKFGFEDPIGQQLTSAFKKDRPLTIIGVMKNYHVQSLHQQMAPMSLELSELADSQYINVKLSHVTDLEETLGFIDQSWGEFAREKPLQYFFMNEDFRNLYQAESSTGRILLVFAGLTVFIACMGLIGLMTYITSARQKEIGIRKVLGAGIARLLGLLSVGVIRLVVIATLIAWPLAWWASTSWLEAFADRISPNLFSYVGATGTVLAFVSGAIIWQILRAARSNPVDSLRDE